In Paraburkholderia caribensis, a single window of DNA contains:
- the crcB gene encoding fluoride efflux transporter CrcB, translated as MYLSILAVGIGGALGSLFRWFLGLRLNALFPALPLGTLASNVIAGYIIGVAVAYFGRNPQIAPEWRLFIITGLMGGLSTFSTFSAEVVQHLQQGRLNWAAGEIAIHVAASVVMTVLGIATVAVVSR; from the coding sequence ATGTATCTGTCCATTCTTGCCGTCGGTATCGGCGGCGCACTCGGTTCGCTGTTTCGCTGGTTTCTCGGTCTGCGCCTCAACGCGCTCTTTCCGGCGTTGCCGCTCGGCACGCTCGCCTCGAATGTGATCGCGGGTTACATCATCGGCGTCGCCGTCGCGTACTTCGGGCGCAATCCGCAGATCGCGCCCGAATGGCGCCTCTTCATCATCACGGGCCTGATGGGCGGCCTGTCGACGTTCTCCACGTTCTCCGCGGAAGTCGTCCAGCACCTGCAGCAAGGCCGCCTCAACTGGGCCGCTGGGGAGATTGCGATTCACGTGGCGGCGTCGGTCGTCATGACCGTGCTCGGCATCGCGACGGTCGCCGTCGTCTCGCGCTGA
- a CDS encoding CHAD domain-containing protein, with protein MRHDDRPHDVADSGGEAHAESTFAALAAPLVDEALSQSASIHADASPESLHQLRVALRRLRSLWWAYGPLLDRQENARQRALYRFLADAAGKTRDWDILLELLASKTNETSEPGEEGALRAAPACLREARERALAASRETLINADIRNVLHGALASTSKELNSAPERHALQKFAAKRVRAAEKSLRKRMDKASRAKPADYDALHDVRKAGKKVRYLIELFGPVLDDVGHDHTLKRLKKLQQCFGELNDVTASIALLRENTGLFADEAEARAALALLKERRKARRREAVQLLRET; from the coding sequence ATGAGACACGACGATCGCCCGCACGATGTCGCCGATTCCGGTGGCGAGGCGCATGCGGAGTCGACCTTCGCCGCGCTCGCGGCGCCGCTCGTCGATGAAGCGCTTTCGCAAAGCGCATCCATTCACGCCGACGCTTCGCCGGAATCGCTGCATCAGCTGCGCGTTGCGCTGCGACGCTTGCGCTCGTTGTGGTGGGCGTATGGTCCGCTGCTCGACAGGCAGGAAAACGCGCGGCAGCGCGCGCTGTACCGCTTTCTCGCCGATGCCGCCGGTAAGACGCGCGACTGGGACATCCTGCTGGAACTGCTGGCGAGCAAGACGAACGAAACCAGTGAACCGGGTGAAGAGGGCGCGCTGCGCGCCGCACCCGCCTGCCTGCGCGAAGCACGCGAGCGCGCGCTTGCCGCGAGCCGCGAGACGCTCATCAACGCGGACATTCGCAACGTGCTGCATGGTGCACTCGCAAGCACATCGAAGGAATTGAACTCGGCGCCCGAAAGGCACGCATTGCAGAAGTTCGCGGCAAAGCGCGTGCGCGCCGCCGAAAAATCGCTGCGAAAGCGGATGGATAAGGCGTCCCGTGCGAAGCCCGCCGACTACGATGCGCTCCACGACGTGCGCAAGGCGGGCAAGAAGGTTCGCTATCTGATCGAGCTTTTCGGCCCTGTGCTCGATGACGTCGGCCACGACCACACATTGAAGCGTCTCAAGAAACTGCAGCAGTGCTTCGGCGAGCTCAACGACGTGACGGCAAGCATTGCGCTGTTGCGCGAAAACACCGGTCTGTTCGCCGACGAAGCCGAGGCGCGCGCGGCGCTTGCGCTTCTGAAGGAGCGTCGCAAGGCACGCCGGCGCGAGGCGGTGCAGCTGTTGCGCGAAACATAG
- a CDS encoding PRC-barrel domain-containing protein translates to MTTLDPKMNPARGGAGIVGGGVGEGPGPEVMAAATLDGNKVVSSDGEHVGKISDIMLDVRSGRVAYAVLSEGGFLGMGSNLHAIPWSALTLDTDEKVFRVDITAQRIKDDPGFDKDHWPSMADETWGTQMHKYYNRDPYWTTTSVDPVAERDRGL, encoded by the coding sequence ATGACCACACTTGACCCGAAAATGAACCCGGCACGTGGGGGCGCAGGCATCGTCGGCGGTGGCGTGGGCGAAGGTCCCGGGCCCGAAGTGATGGCCGCGGCAACGCTGGATGGCAACAAGGTCGTCTCTTCGGATGGCGAACACGTCGGCAAGATCTCGGACATCATGCTCGACGTGCGCAGCGGGCGCGTCGCCTATGCAGTGCTGTCTGAGGGCGGCTTCCTCGGGATGGGCAGCAACCTGCACGCCATCCCATGGAGCGCGCTGACGCTCGATACGGACGAGAAGGTATTCCGCGTCGATATCACCGCGCAGCGCATCAAGGACGATCCGGGTTTCGACAAGGATCATTGGCCGTCGATGGCCGACGAAACCTGGGGTACCCAGATGCACAAGTACTACAACCGCGATCCGTACTGGACGACGACGTCGGTAGATCCTGTCGCGGAGCGGGATCGGGGGCTGTAA
- a CDS encoding IclR family transcriptional regulator — translation MNQSSTRPAVTDSAREKDGSGDEVTALARGLTVLRRVAAADAPLSNRELTELTGIPKPTVSRITATLVSAGFLFRLPDSERFVLTSSVLELSNGFLRNFDIRARSRPFLIELAERTSLSVHLAVRDRLEMVVIDAIKPRSAVLVSRLDVGSRMDLSRTAVGRAYLAALSDTDRDKLLIGLQAAAGDDWGNIGARLDAALRETTAQGFAIATGEWHEGLNAIAAGFIGPSGERYAVNCGGSAHQCPRDWLVSRAAPALLETIDRIVHEIGGTPGRRLDA, via the coding sequence ATGAACCAGTCATCGACGCGCCCGGCCGTCACCGATTCCGCAAGGGAAAAAGACGGTTCCGGCGACGAGGTTACCGCGCTCGCGCGCGGCCTGACGGTACTCCGGAGGGTCGCGGCCGCCGACGCCCCACTGTCCAACCGCGAGTTGACCGAACTGACGGGCATTCCAAAACCGACCGTCTCGCGGATCACCGCGACGCTCGTCAGCGCCGGCTTTCTGTTCCGTCTGCCCGACAGCGAGCGTTTCGTGCTCACGTCGTCGGTGCTGGAACTGAGCAACGGCTTTCTGCGCAACTTCGACATCCGCGCCCGCTCGCGGCCGTTTCTGATCGAACTGGCCGAGCGGACATCACTCTCCGTGCACCTCGCCGTGCGCGACCGGCTCGAAATGGTTGTCATCGACGCGATCAAGCCGCGCTCCGCCGTGCTGGTATCGCGCCTCGACGTCGGCTCGCGGATGGACCTGAGCCGCACCGCCGTCGGCCGCGCCTATCTGGCGGCACTGAGCGACACGGACCGCGACAAGCTGCTGATCGGCTTGCAGGCCGCGGCGGGCGACGACTGGGGAAACATCGGCGCGCGACTCGACGCGGCGTTGCGTGAAACCACCGCGCAAGGCTTCGCCATCGCAACGGGCGAATGGCATGAAGGGCTCAATGCCATCGCGGCCGGCTTCATCGGGCCTTCGGGCGAACGCTACGCGGTCAACTGCGGCGGCTCTGCGCACCAGTGCCCGCGCGACTGGCTCGTTTCGCGCGCGGCGCCGGCGCTGCTGGAGACGATCGACCGGATCGTCCACGAGATCGGCGGCACACCGGGACGCAGGCTCGACGCCTAA